Within the Pseudorasbora parva isolate DD20220531a chromosome 20, ASM2467924v1, whole genome shotgun sequence genome, the region TTGTTGAGTTCTGCGGAGGAAGAGCTCTAAGGAACAAACAAAATACTGTCAGGTTTTTATCATCGGATGCATCAGTTTCTCTaaacacctttaaaataatgttgtagTCTCACCCCTTAGTGGGTCCTGGTGTAGCTGCAGTGCTAGTCATTGTTGTAGTTGTTGCTTCTGTAGTTGTTGGTATAGTTGGTGCTATAGTTGTTGCTGCTGTAGTTGGTGTTGTTGTAGTTGTTGAGTTCTGCGGAGGAAGAGCTCTaagaaacacaaaaatattGTCAGGTTTTTATCATCAGATGCATCAGTTTCTGTaaacacctttaaaataatgttgtagTCTCACCCCTCAGTGGGTCCTGGTGTAGCTGCAGTGCTAGTCATTGCTGTAGTTGTTGCTGCTGTAGTTGGTGTTGCTGTAGTTGTTGAGTTTGGCGGAGGTGTGGGAAGAGCTCtaagaaacacacaaacatactgtCAGGTTTTTATTATCAGATCCATCAGTTTCTcctttaaaataatgttgtagTCTCACCCCTCAGTGGGTCCTGGTGTAGCTGCAGTGCTAGTCATTGCTGTAGTTGTTGCTGCTGTAGTTGGTGTTGCTGTAGTTGTTGAGTTTGGCTGAGGTGTGGGAAGAGCTCTaagaaacaaagaaaaataCTGTCAGGTTATCATCATCAGATGGATCAGTTTCTCTAAACACCTTCAAAGTAATGTTGTAGTCTCACCCCTCAGTGGGTCCTGGTGTAGCTGCAGTGCTAGTCATTGCTGTAGTTGTTGCTGCTGTAGTTGGTGTTGCTGTAGTTGTTGAGTTTGGCGGAGGTGTGGGAAGAGCTCtaagaaacacacaaacatactgtCAGGTTTTTATTATCAGATCCATCAGTTTCTcctttaaaataatgttgtagTCTCACCCCTCAGTGGGTCCTGGTGTAGCTGCAGTGCTAGTCATTGCTGTAGTTGGTGCTGCTGTAGTTGGTGTTGCTGTAGTTGTTGAGATCGGTGTAGTTGTTGGAAGAACTCTAagaaacacacaaaaatacTGTCAGGATATTaatattagatttacattttttcatttagcagacacttttactCAACGCGACTTAAAACTGAGGAATACATGAAGTGATTTgtaatggggaaaaaaatcacaaaaagcgATTGATATAGCTTAAAACGTTTTGGACATTGCTTAGAGTAGCATAAACTAGAATAAGGGGGGAATAGAGGAAAATGTAGGTTTTTGAGGAGCTCGTCCCACCAACAAGGAACAGTGAACGAAAATATTCTGTAAATAGATTTTATGCCTCTCTGTGGCGAGTGTTCGCTGAGCCACGAGTGTTCGCTGAGCCTGTGGTAAATCTGTGAGCAAGTGTCAATGCCTTGAACTTAATGTGAGCAGCAAGTGGTAGCCAGtgcagagagatgaagagaGGTGTAACATGGGCACTATTGGTCTCACTGAAAACAAGACATGCCACTGCATTCTGAATCACATGAAGCATCTTGACCACACaggatggaagtccagccagaagcgcattgcagtagtcaagtctagaaattaccAGGGCCTGGATGAGAAGCTGTGtatggtctttgaaggacagctggtcatcaaaggttactccaagatttctgatcGACCTTGATGGGGTAATTGATTATATACTAAAGCTGGATGGTGAAGGTCATGTTGTAGAGTCGGATTGGCAGGGAAGCAAGAAGCtcagctgcaggtgatgttctTTCATCCATGtcgagatgtccgccagacagcttgagatgtgtgcagctactgtgggatcatctggttgaaatgaaagGTAGagttgtgtgtcatcagcatagcaatggaATGAGAAGAGATGTGCCTGTATGATGCATCCCAGTCATGTAGTGTAAATGGAaaagaggagaggtccaagcactgagccctgatgAACTGCAGTGGTTAGTAGATGTGCTTTGGATACCTCCCCCCTCCATGcgacctacctgtgagataggactcaaaccagtggcGGAATCCCTGTGGtgcccagtgatgagagggtggacagatCGAGGAGGACAAGGACTGATGGTTTGGAGTCTGATTTCGCAATCCACAGGGCTTCAGATGCACCAGATTCTCTCTGAACGCTTTCTATCTAGTGTTGAATGGCATAATCAAGTTTCAATATATTGAATAGACTGTATTTGAGGATCAGAGGGTTCAGAAGTAGGTAGGTAGGATGAactcaaaatgaacaaaaacacaCTTATTTCTAATCCAAGAGGAAGACGAACACTTAAGTAGAACACTTACCTGAATAATAAAGGAATTGAAATGACAGAACAGTACACACAATTTTATGAAGTTGTCCCACAAGGACTCAAACCTACACCTCTGGGTCAGATACATCAGGTACATTCAGGACATGCTGTCGGTCATGCACACCAATGTTTGGGcagatatataaaatattttaaaatataatgcaaTTTATGAATTCAATATGGCGGACATATGGTTCTTCCGATCCTGACATATCTGGTATCTTCGGATTTGGCATGACATGAGGAATCCACAGAAAcgattatgattttctgacaaacaGAAGTTATGTGCagaaatagccatttttcataTCTTATAACCTGCAGGTCACACTGTTCCCAACTTTAGTATGGagcctcagatcatgggtccgATGCATACATATTTTCCTTTAGATTGATCAAAGTTCGGCCGAGATACTGCCTTGgaaccaacttttttttttccataacaTAATTTTTCTTTACTATGCAATTTCCGTAATAATCTCAAAGTAAACAGAGCTTTTATTCTGTCAGCTGGAATGAAGATCTttgagtttgtgtgttttaacaaatggtattctttatttattgattgattaattaaagtaacttgcatatataatagtaatgtatttgttttttcatgttatactgaacttttattttgacgggttgccatgAAGACCTTTGATTTCCTGAGGCTCAAGATATGACAGTTGACAGTTTTCTCAAATTAAACTGTGAAATGTTCAATAAGTGACTGAAACTTACCTCTTTAAAGATTTTTAGACATTTGTGACTGGATTCTGTGACTCCATCCGTGTTTGCCGCATTTCGAAATTCACATGGCTCTACGAGATATTATCAGTATTAAagactatataaaaaaaatgcagttaaaTAAGGTCTGCTTCCAATACATTCTACATAATGCTCTTCATGGCCAGTGAATAGATGCAGTTTCAGCAATGCACAGGTATTTGAAAAACACATATCGGTCGCGAAATTGAAACCGGTTTACCGCCCAGCACTACATCATTGCTTTACATGCTTTTGGTTAAGATTAGTTCAAAATAGCAGCTTTAGCTCCCAGACTTAAAGATGTGACCATATCCAAACAGTATCGCATATTCTGTTAAATCCTACATTTTCCTATCATTTCTAAGAGAGACTTATTTCTAAAAGGACATTCACCTCACAGCACATGGTCCCTGCTGGGCACTGGTGTCAGTGGAAATGTTGAAGTTCTTCACCGTTGCTTTAGGGCAGGGTAGAGAGTCATTCTGGAGCAGCCCTGAGATATCTGGATCGATACAACATTCATAAAGATCAGACACAAGGGGAATATCATTCCTGACCAATCATCATTTATGGAGCCCGATCAGCctctaaaataatatatttagaaAACGCTATTTATAAATGCACAAGTGAAAGCATAAATATTTTCCCAAATGCTCACACAAATGCATCTTacccaaataaatgtaaaatctgtaGACAAATATGTATGTATCAAATTTAATTTCCATCACAGATTTATAAATGATGTCAGGTGGTGGTGGTGGCTGGCATCTTAACCCTACTCTACAGCCACTGTGGAGAATTTGGCGATTTTcctaattttgtctggcccaatcaatctttaagtaaaacacagcatatttgtgtttaaagggttacttcagcgattacatatggctttgtatcagtagaaaccctggagtatattccaatgattgtgctttcccccctatatcaccctgagacgagagatttgtgcattttatttctggaaaaattactcctATGACACAAactgacgatatttgcatcataggaggaatgtttggccaaagactaaagactacagccagcagaaggagccatttccgcatgttttgaacccgctcaTGAGGGacggagatcacactcacagctcagctcagctgcaggcactcatttaaacggagctatggtgtgcaatgtaagtcttttaacttctcaaattaatttctatgaaagttaagcttgcaaaggcatgaactgaaatgcgccCGACTGAACTCGCATTGTGAAtatatgccgcgagtgtagtcgcgattacctcagcgctcatcacgagagctcatcagctcatttatctcactcctgcagttagtgctcagtgctgtgagactcgcgcgactcagtcacagtaatccagttggtggctttgggaatggcctcacagggcagcgaagcattctgggaattgttgtctttcatccccatgagacaaaaatacattttctgtcttttctcagtctataAGGCACCagattaaaaaattatttcacatttctactacattgatgacccagttttaatacagattcatctttcaaGCGCTGAGGTACCgctttaatgtaaataatatggcatctatcgttactccagtaaaaaaaacacacaaaaataaaaccgAGAGGCCCCACTTTTTATTTacttccgacgcccatgtatGGAGtgtttgtacttttcataactaacatgcatacgttatccatatttGTAGCGAaatggacttttgatatttaaatgacatccatgtaggttattgtagattattgtcagtgaagttatgtttacAATATGTAGTAATacgtagaaaactagcaagtgtaTAAACCtcgtatacattttaaaatcttgcttattacttacaaagcactaaatagtttagctccccagtacttaagcgagcctttaacacattatactccatcacgtctattgcggtctcaaaactctggccagttgataatacctagaatatctaaatcaactgcaggtggtcgatcattttcctatttagtacctaaactctggaatagtcttcctagcattgttcgggaagcagacacactctgtcagtttaaatctagactaaaaacacatctctttactatggcatacacatagaacatttttaactttcattattcagatcaattgactgattgttaggctgcattaactaggtcagccggaaccgggaacacttcccataacacctgatgtactcgttacatcataaaaagagtgacatctacgctaatgttagtctctctgtttatcccgaggtttatcccggatctgggccctgtccggatcggatggtggacctgcctggacatgaccagctcatcctggagtgtctgctgagccgtgtcaaatggtgtctcctccgaatttgcctcaccggcacgtcatgctcaaaacccgtctccggcgcaataattccgatctttcatgtattcatactcttgtgtaatcgacgccccatccttaataaacccgtctcttgcgtgataccctgaaattttgaatattccgatctaatatgatttctgacctgtaaggttgccagaataataatcctccacggtgtgttaataggccagaggagaactggcaccccgactgagtctggattctctaaggtttatttttctccatcatgccctgatggagttttggttccttgccactgtcgcctttggcttggcttgctcagttggggacactaaaaatatgattaaagctattcaacttattatacaaatgaaatttatgaattaggttttatttaattctataaactataatactgatatgccaacattgtcgctatatgataaattaaaataagatgataacctcactgttttctccagtacgactgtacagccaaatctaattttgttgcaatattatcctgtttgacactgtgaagctgctttgacacaatcgtgattgtgtTGATTgaagtgatagcttagtgacaatattaataatattaatacaattaatattagttgataatattgataatactaagtaaatgtatttattttgacaacttattggctgagataagaagactaacatctatactgggctttctttcgattttcttcctttctctttttccgtccctgtgcatccgcgggtttagacgcttcatttttgatgaacgcgaaAGATGAGCACTGACCTAATGCCTTGaccaataatcaataatcaagatcaattcaatctaataatcaggttgataagtaattaaacgtgtggctgagggggcgccctatgatgatcatgtttaataaacattatgttgtattttgcTTGTTCCGATTttatgcttaatgggaagtaatgggcggcactagagtgCGCTtgcgcccctaacacaattgttgccctaggcaaccgcctagctcgcctagcaaacgccggccctgtgattcacacacacatagatgattcgactatcggtcaaacatagagagattcgacaattctgattcgaatgtgtaaatccttagtcggggacacccctagtgTTTTGTAATGTATTATTTCTGAGGCTGATCCGGCTCCATATCATTCTAATAAGGCCCAGTTTGCTCTTAATACAGCAGATAAACCTGTTCTCTGAGCTCAAATCCTACCTTGTGTGGTGATGAGAATGATGAAGTCACCGCCCTTGATAAACTCTCTTCTAGTGCGATCAGCTTTTGGGAGAAGCTTGAAAATGGCTGATCCACCCAAAAATACAGACTCGCCACCAACGATGGCTGGAACTCCAGTCTTTCGAGGATTGTCCCAATAATAGCCAGCAGCTGTTAAAACAAAACATGGCTTTTAAGATAACCCTAAAAGCTACAGATAATAACTTTGATTCTCATCTAAGTGAAATGTTGCATATAAACACAtgaataatgatgataataatatcaGATTGCATTAAAGATCTAACCAGAACGAGTCACATTAGGGTCAGTGGTGATGCTTTGCTCAAAGGACATGCGCTTCTGTATGTGTGGATTCTGGTCAAGGATCTGGACGGTTATTTGTCTCCATGGACAAGGCCACTGCAGCTGATCATCATTTACACCAGATACCAAAGTAACATACATGTTAAGTTCATTTCCATCCACTAATAACAGAGCCCTAAAGCGATAACCATCACTGGAGTAATACAGTGGACTCATGAAATTGCCCGACCCACGGTTCAGTATCTTCTCAACGTCTCTTATCTGCCATATGAAGGGACACTCGGTCTCTGAAACATTGATATCATCCAGTGAGAAGCCTCCACTGGAGTTTCCTGCTCCTTTACGGCCTTCAAACACAACTTGGAAAGATTGATTGGCGTTCAGTGGCACATGACGCAGCTTCCAGTAATTCCCAGGGGTTTCTGCAAGAAATTAAGTGGTCAGTAACACTGAGATACAGGCCTATATGAGTGTGTGAAGAAGAGACAGACCTGTGATCTGATCCATAAGTCTGAGAGTTCCTGTGCTGTCTGCTTCATTCTGGTACTCTCGGATCCAGATGTTGAGCTGGTCAGACTCATTCCCGCTGTGATAGTAGTAGAACTGCAGGCACTGGACTTTGCAGTCTCTTGTAGGGGTCAGTGTCTTGCTCTCCAATCTGGCTGCGTCCCCCTGGTTTCTGCCCTCAGTGCTGAAGTGCATGAACAAAGACGAGCCTGAAACGGGCATGAAAACAGGTGTGTAGCAGCTGTGGATGGAAGTGTAGCATTTCTACTGACTGACTGTAATAGATCTGACCGTTCTGCTTTCTGCCCAAGTACGTGTGGTCAGTCACATTGATGCCCTTCACGGAGTTCACTCTCTTCCAGCCATAATCAGCAGCAGAACAGACGCTCATCTGACACAGAGATTCATCATCAAAACTACAGTGGTCAAGGAAAGAGACGGAGGAATCTGCagtgcacacaaacacaaggagaCAACATCAATTCATTTCCATTTCAGTTCATCACAATGGCCCTGGCTCTCCCTGACATCAAGTATTGGTCTGGGTGAGGTATTCGGTACGGTGAACAGTAGGGGGCATGTCCGGTCCACTTAGTTTTGCCGTGGCCAAAATATATTAACGCATGTGCACCCAAACGATTAATAAATTGTGGCCACGAGATCATTTTGTCGAGGTAAAGTCAGCCTTATGTCGAGGCCTTTTAAATCTAGTCACTGATCTAGTCTTTATTTATTGTGATCATTATGATTATGCCTATTAAACCCAAATAATAAACAACGAGTAAATGGACTTAAAAAACTATTGGATgtgaaagattaaaaaaaataataaggcatattcttttcacatttattgatgAACTTAAATTGAATGCTTTCTATAGGTACCAATGTCTGTCTTGTCCTGTGCAGCACATGTGGtggttttgtcttgttttaggccccatttacactgcatggttcaagtgacctgTGGCGAGGGGGGCGTGGTTTCACAAGGTCTGCACGGATGGAGGGAGACGGGAGACGAGCGGTGAGAAAATAGGTCAAGTGCATGATGATAAACACCTGTGTCTAATTGCAGTGATTGGCATGGAGAGACCAGTTAAACGCCGCTCACTCACGTGCCGCTCACTCACGTGCCGCTCACAAAAATGGGGGCTCAGGATGATCCGGAAGCCTTTCTGGACCTTTTCGAACGAACCGCAGAGACCTGCGGATGGCCATGGGATCACTGGCCGGTGCATCTAATCTCCTTGTTGACGGGCGAGGCACAGCTGGCGGCACAGCAGCTACCAGTCGAGAACCTCCTGGTCTACAAAGACCTGAAGAGAGCCAttcttcagcgggtcggccagTCCCCCGAGCAACACCGCCAGCGATTCCGGTCGCTGGGTCTGGGGAAAGTGGTCGGCCCTTCGTGATGGCTCAGCAGCTCCGGGACacgtgccgcagatggctggTGGTCGAGGGAAGCGACATGGATACCATCATCGACcaggtggtactggagcagttcataGCCCGACTGCCCCGTAAGACTGTgcagtgggtccagtgccaccgcccCACGTCGCTGGACTCGGCCATCCAACTGGTGGAGGACAAGATGGTGGCGTGCCCCGGGGTCGGTGAATTCCTTCcagcagtctctctctctcatcttctttttcttctcctCCCCCTCCCTTGACCTCTCTCATGATTTGTTGGGGTATTTGTGTGCGGATGTCCCCTGGGAGAAAAGAGCGCAGGGAGAGAGCGCGGTCACACAGCTAGGGGAAGCCGAGCCGGATGGCTCCCCAGCCTGATTCGGGCagtgggggtatgtggcgagGGGGGCGTGGTTTCGCAAGGTCTGCACAGATGGAGGGAGCCGGGAGACAAGCGGTGAGAAAGTAGGTCAAGTGCATGATGATAAACACCTGTGTCTAATTGCAGTAATTGGCACGGAGAGACCGGTTAAAAGCCATTCCCGGCCAGAGAATGGGGAGAGAGGGACTCTGAGGACTCGTGGGAATGACCGAGGAGAAAAGAGACagatatgacatgtgaacgaGTAAGCAGTAATAAAACGCATGGATTCCAATATCCTCAGATCAGATTCAGGCCttactcatatgtggtaataattATGTTTTGAATCGGATACGTGCATTTGCGTCTGCCATGTTAGAGGTCCAATCGAATATTCCCCAATAAATGttagtcgtacgtcattgaaaagggacggaggcgaatgacgtcaactcagttGGACAACAACTGCGTTCAAAGGTCAGTGTTCCCAAGTCTGCCATTCTCCTGCAGAATTGGGCTACagtaacacagttttgagttgcattTGGGCTGGTTTTATTGCGAAAACCTGCCAACCCTGTCAAGGGCTCTCCCTTGTTTCTCTGCCTtatgagagaaatgttttgctgaccattaaagatgtgtggaaaagtgcagacagcaaaataTTGTATACATAACGCATACATTGTCCATTGCATATCATGCCGTTTTACTTACATTTCTGGTTAAGAACATCTTTGGCTGTTTCACCAGTTTACGGTGTAAATGCCATAATCAGATACGGGAGGCTTTTAAAAGATTATGTAAGAAGATATAGTTACCAAATCGCAATTGTGCATCAAgatctgcagtgtaaatgcagtcTTTATGTGATGTCATGTCTCCGGATCCTTGTCACCTCACCCTTCTTTCATTGTCCTGTGCTGGTTTGATGTAGTTTTCCCCTCGCggatgttttttatattttttatatttttttatttagaataaaaaaaaattcttccttCATTTGTGTCCTCACTCAGTTTTTCTCCATTACGTGACCCCATTGCTCACAGACAAAATATAATGGCAATATGTTAACAATCTTATTTACACACACTTCTTAATTAAAATAAGTATTATAGGCCTATCTGTTTCTGATAATTCCAGGTTGCTGTGGTTGTTTAGGCAATGAACTTGTGTCCATGAGAAATAGATATCATTCCCTCAACATATGATCTCGAGGTCACGACATATCATGTTCCCACAAACCGAACATGTCCCCTCCTGATCACCGTAATTGCAACTGCAACTTAATTTCAGTCTTACATAGAGTAACAAATGAAAAAGACACAAAAGATTAAAGCCTAAAAAGAAAGCAGTCAAATACTCACTGCATTTATAGAGTTTGTTGAGCTCAGTCACATCAGATTCACTCATTTCCATTAGTTGTCCGATCACATCCTGGAACTCAGGACTCTTGGTAATGATCGTGGGTCCCTTACCGTTGCTGAAGGCGTTTTTATCAAAATGCATCACAGAGTAATAATCATATGAGGTGCCTTGGGTGATGGACACGTTCTCACTGGATTTACTGAGAGAACTCTCATACCCTGAAAATAAAGACTATAGCAGTTATTAATGTGATGCTTCATAAGGAATGGCTTATTTTCTCTAAGCGCTCTTTAGTAATAATGACACTCGCTATGTAAAGCAAACTAATAATAAAGTGATATGGCAACCTTTGGTGAT harbors:
- the LOC137049947 gene encoding meprin A subunit beta-like: MKPRQGSVIPGNLWDIPVPYELSANLSLNSRGVILRAFEQFRLKSCIDFKPRAAEEFYISVEYRDGCWSSIGRTSSGGQTLSIGKDCGRKAIVEHEFLHALGFSHQHTRYDRDDYVTINYGNITKGYESSLSKSSENVSITQGTSYDYYSVMHFDKNAFSNGKGPTIITKSPEFQDVIGQLMEMSESDVTELNKLYKCNSSVSFLDHCSFDDESLCQMSVCSAADYGWKRVNSVKGINVTDHTYLGRKQNGSSLFMHFSTEGRNQGDAARLESKTLTPTRDCKVQCLQFYYYHSGNESDQLNIWIREYQNEADSTGTLRLMDQITETPGNYWKLRHVPLNANQSFQVVFEGRKGAGNSSGGFSLDDINVSETECPFIWQIRDVEKILNRGSGNFMSPLYYSSDGYRFRALLLVDGNELNMYVTLVSGVNDDQLQWPCPWRQITVQILDQNPHIQKRMSFEQSITTDPNVTRSAAGYYWDNPRKTGVPAIVGGESVFLGGSAIFKLLPKADRTRREFIKGGDFIILITTQDISGLLQNDSLPCPKATVKNFNISTDTSAQQGPCAVRVLPTTTPISTTTATPTTAAPTTAMTSTAATPGPTEGALPTPPPNSTTTATPTTAATTTAMTSTAATPGPTEGALPTPQPNSTTTATPTTAATTTAMTSTAATPGPTEGALPTPPPNSTTTATPTTAATTTAMTSTAATPGPTEGALPPQNSTTTTTPTTAATTIAPTIPTTTEATTTTMTSTAATPGPTKGALPPQNSTTTAKTSTRATPGPTKG